GCGGCTCGATTCCTATGATTGGCGCGGAAACGACCACGCCCTCGCCAATCGGCGCGAGCCAGCGGTTGTCTATTCCCTCCGGGTTTATGATGCCCAGCAGGGCGCCGAGCGTCGCGCCGGTACAATCGGTGTCGTAGCCGCAGTTGACCGCGATGCAGATGGATTTCCAGAAATCGCCGCCGCCGGCCAGCCAGCCGAGGATGGTGAAGCACACGTTGGCGGTGACGTGGGTGAAATTGGTCCGCGCGTAACGGGCGATTATATATTCGCGCACACCGGGCCAGTCGCGCGTCCGGTCCCACTCGGCCACCGTGGCGAGGACGGCCCGGCGGATTTCACTGGCTTCGGGCAGGCGGGCGAGCGCGTCGGCAAGCAGCGTTTGCGTGCCGGTTTCGACAAACGCGAGGGATTGCAGCGCGGCGAAAAATACTTCCGCCCAAACACCCTCGCCCGAGTGGTCATTGACCGCGTCGGCCCAGGCGAAGCCGGCCGCCCGGGCGGGGTTACCGGGAGCCACGCAGGCCCAAATCTCGCTGCGGATGGCGGCGCCCATACACTCGCCGAAAAAATTGTCCGTCGCGCCGCGGGCCGGACCGGACAGACCGCAAGCCGCGTTTCTTAGCGAGATGGCGTATTCATCGTAGGGGAACGTGACATGCCGCGTCCATGCCTCGCCGAGGATTTCCGGCGTCACCTGCGTCGCGCCGGTTTTTAGCAAGTGGTGCAGCCAGACAAGCTGGAGGTCGAGGTCATCGTTAGGCAGGACGCCGTCCGGCACCGGATCATAAAACGAAAGGGCTAGCGGGCCGGGCTTGCCCTCGTGCGGCCCGCCGAGCGTGCCGCCGATGTTCTTCCCCAACCAGCAGGCGTGGATTTTGCGGGGGAGATCGTTTATCGGGGGGGACATGGGGAAAAGGTTCGTTTTTTTAATCGCGGAAACACGGAAGGACGGAAGCCCTGAAAAAAGGAGAAGATTGGCTTGCTTCCGTGTTGGCTGATGTCGCTTCGCTCGGAACCGAAATTTCGTGCTTCCGCGGTTAATTTAATGGTTCGGTTTTAATGGCCACAAAGAGGCACAAAAAGGAGTGCTTGTTTTGTGCGTCTTTTCGGCTATTTTAATGGTTGTTTTTTAATTGGTGGCTTGGCTTAGGTCTCGGGGTTGAGCGCGGCGTGCCTCCAGTTTGGTGCGGATAGCGTAGGCGTCCTTTTCATCAATCGGGAAGCGCAGCACGATGAAGATCGTGAGCGCCAGCGCGGTGGCGGGGACGAGCATATACAGCAGGCGCATGATGACGAGCGCCTCCGCCGCCTGGCCGCCGCCCAGCTCCGCCTTGAAGCCGGAGAACGCGACCGCGAAGCCCGACAGCAGCAGCGCCAGCGTCAGCCCGAACTTGAAGGCCCAGGCGAACACCGCGTTCAACGTGGCCTCGCGGCGGACGCCGTGCTCGAACTCGTCCACGTCGCAGACATCGGCGACCATCGAGCCGAGCAGGGTCCAGAGGGCGGCCATGCCGGAGCCCATCAGGAGCACGGGGACGAGCTGGAGGTAGGGATAAGCCGGGTTGTAGCAAACCCACTTGAGCAGGGTGCCGGCCAGCGGGAAACACAGGGCGGCGGCGAGCGTGCGGCGTTTGCCGAAGCGGGTTGACGCCCAGGTGATGAGCGGCAGCGCGGCCATGCTGCTCAGGCAGTAGGTCGAGCCGGACCAGCCCTGCACCGCGGACGCGGCCCGCATGTCGCCGCCGTGGACATAATAAATGTTTATATAATAGCCCAGGCTGTTCACCATGAATATGCCGACGGCCATCAGCGCCACTGAATACAGCAGCTGCCGGAAGGGTTTCACGCCGACGGCCTCTTTCAGGCTTTTTATAAGGGGCAGTTTTTTCTGGCGCGTGACGGCGGCCTGCGCACGCTCCTTGATAAACAAAGCCGGCAGAATGCCGAGGAGCGCGATGGTCAGACCGATGCCGGCGCCGACCCAGCGCATGCCGTCGAGCGTGTCGGAAAAGCACGGGCGCTGCGAGAGCCAGAGCATCCAGGCCGTCGAGATGCCGGAGACCGAGCCGAAGAAGGTCTTGTAGGCCATGACGCGCGTGCGCTCGTGGTAGTCGGGGCTCATTTCCATGCCCAGCGCGCCGAAGGCCATGGCGAAGACGGCGTAGGCGGTGTAGAACAACAGCGACATGGCCAGGAAATGGGAAAAATATCCCCATTGCGACCAGCCGTGTGGCACCATCCAGACCAGCGCGAACAATAATCCGCACAGGATCGAGCCGGTGACGATAAACGGCTTGCGCCGGCCCCAGCGGGTGCGGGCATTGTCCGAGGCACTGCCGACAAACGGGTCCACGATGGCGTCCCACAACCGGGGCAGCGCGAGCGCGGTGCTGACCATGCCGGGGTCAACCGCGAGCGTCATGTTGAACACCGGGTTGGCCATGGTGTTGATGCCGTTCTGCATGGTGTTGTCGGCGAAGGCCCCGCCACCGTAGGCGAGCTTCTGCGCGACGGGCACCCGGTCCTCCGGCGCAGTTTGGTGCGGCTGGCTTTTGTTGTTCACGGGGTCGGGCATCGGGTTTTTGTATGATTATTTGTGCCTTCGTCTGTTTTTTAACCGCGAAGGGCGCGAAGGATGCGAAGAGAAGGACTTTTCGAATAGTGCCGTCGGGAGCCGAAGGCTAGGCACGGAGGATGAAAGGGTTTTTTCTAAAACAGGCATCCACCAAATCATCCAGTCGGGCCTCGGCGAGGCCGATGCAGGTGTCGGAGGCGCCATAGTAGATTTTCACCGTCTTGTCGTCCTCCACAATGGCGTTGCAGGTGAAGACGACATTGCCCACACGACCGGTGAGCTCATAATCATGCTCGGGCCAGAGCACGGCGTCCTCGCTGCGGGCGATGACGCGCGCCGGGTTTTGCAAGTCCAGCAGGCAGACGCCCAGGCGGTAAACCATGCCGACGCCGGTGGACGCGACGCCGTGGTAAAGTTCCAGCCAGCCCTGGTCGGTTTTAATGGGCACGGCGCCGGCGCCGACCTTCAGGCTGTCCCACAGGCCGGAGCGCGGTCCCATCACGGGCTCGGACTTCCCCCAAAAAACAAGGTCGGGCGAATAGCTCACCCACATGCCGCAGGTGTCGTTGGGATCGCCGAAGGGCCGATCGAGGCGTACGTAGAGACTGTTGATTTTCTCGGGGAATAACACCCCATTGCGGTTCCCCTGTTCGCTGGCGATGGAGACACGCGTGAAGGTTTTGAAATCGATTGTTTTCACGATGCCCAGCCTGACGCCGCCGGCTTCGGAACTGCTGGCGTAGATGATAATATACTCGTTGCCTATTTTAGTAATGCGCGGGTCATAGACACAATCCTCCCGATGGGCGGGATCAGGTGCGGGCCAGTTCACCGGCGCGGAATCCGTCCGC
This genomic stretch from Termitidicoccus mucosus harbors:
- a CDS encoding ADP-ribosylglycohydrolase family protein — its product is MSPPINDLPRKIHACWLGKNIGGTLGGPHEGKPGPLALSFYDPVPDGVLPNDDLDLQLVWLHHLLKTGATQVTPEILGEAWTRHVTFPYDEYAISLRNAACGLSGPARGATDNFFGECMGAAIRSEIWACVAPGNPARAAGFAWADAVNDHSGEGVWAEVFFAALQSLAFVETGTQTLLADALARLPEASEIRRAVLATVAEWDRTRDWPGVREYIIARYARTNFTHVTANVCFTILGWLAGGGDFWKSICIAVNCGYDTDCTGATLGALLGIINPEGIDNRWLAPIGEGVVVSAPIIGIEPPATLAELTSQVMELGCQLRAASPVIGEIAECRPATRDTAFFHQPVLIEHRHDYTMGFEKTPPPDKCDKTTIHGQWLRFQRESFMNKALDIVIPFYLPAPGDYAVMAWSDGDITCALDDQPVLAVPADDTRRNIYAAPSPHRAGPFRAEVRIGTGAHTLRLRLRRPQTATDCVFALADAATHQWLPGAFGAQGRVEGAPLRARTP
- a CDS encoding MFS transporter; the protein is MPDPVNNKSQPHQTAPEDRVPVAQKLAYGGGAFADNTMQNGINTMANPVFNMTLAVDPGMVSTALALPRLWDAIVDPFVGSASDNARTRWGRRKPFIVTGSILCGLLFALVWMVPHGWSQWGYFSHFLAMSLLFYTAYAVFAMAFGALGMEMSPDYHERTRVMAYKTFFGSVSGISTAWMLWLSQRPCFSDTLDGMRWVGAGIGLTIALLGILPALFIKERAQAAVTRQKKLPLIKSLKEAVGVKPFRQLLYSVALMAVGIFMVNSLGYYINIYYVHGGDMRAASAVQGWSGSTYCLSSMAALPLITWASTRFGKRRTLAAALCFPLAGTLLKWVCYNPAYPYLQLVPVLLMGSGMAALWTLLGSMVADVCDVDEFEHGVRREATLNAVFAWAFKFGLTLALLLSGFAVAFSGFKAELGGGQAAEALVIMRLLYMLVPATALALTIFIVLRFPIDEKDAYAIRTKLEARRAQPRDLSQATN
- a CDS encoding glycoside hydrolase family 130 protein, translated to MIPNNPDSRVFKKHPLNPVLAPGNFPPGVMYAFNPGAIKFNGEYLMMVDAATEAQPIVFWLARSRDGVSWRTDSAPVNWPAPDPAHREDCVYDPRITKIGNEYIIIYASSSEAGGVRLGIVKTIDFKTFTRVSIASEQGNRNGVLFPEKINSLYVRLDRPFGDPNDTCGMWVSYSPDLVFWGKSEPVMGPRSGLWDSLKVGAGAVPIKTDQGWLELYHGVASTGVGMVYRLGVCLLDLQNPARVIARSEDAVLWPEHDYELTGRVGNVVFTCNAIVEDDKTVKIYYGASDTCIGLAEARLDDLVDACFRKNPFILRA